ATGTCAACAAGTTAGTAAGCACAACGATAATCTTTGCATCAAAAGCCCCATACTCATGGCCATGGCCGTAGACAACAAGCAAATAGTAAGGCATAAACAAAATAATTTGAGATTAATGCGTACATTTAAAGAACAATTTGTTTGTACGGTGGAATTGTCAGCTTTGTCCTTGCAAAATGCTATTTGCTCATCAAATTGAAGGTCACTATTGGTCTCTGATCGCTTGTCGTCAAGAAAAGTGACTTGAACCTTCTCACCAAAGCTATCAGAAGGAAGGGTGGTTTTCTCTTCTGCCAGCCTTTTACTTCTAGGGAAGAAAAAACTTGATACTTTCCCCTTGAATGATAATTTTCCTTTACCTTGCCTTGTATCCACCTTCGGTGTTTCACAGCCTTCAGAATTTGCAGACACCACCATGTTATCAAACATTGCTGATGACACCGGGAGAGATTTTGATCTCGCTAAATTTCTTGGAGAGCTCTCCCCAGTTTCATCCTCTCTTAATGTAGATACGGAACTAGCTTGCATGGCCAACTCATTTTTTGTGCCACACGACCGGCTACTTGAAGCAGAGTTTATTACAGCATCAGTTTCCTCTCTCTCAGTTTCTCTGATGGAGAGCATGTCACCCAGAGTTCTTGAGGTCCTTGGCAACTTTACTTCTTGACTGATCTCATCACATGCTACCGTTGTCCATCTCTCGGAAAGTCGCCTTTTGGCTTCTTTGATCACAGACGACTCAGCTGAATGTGAATGAGATGCCCTGCTATGAGTTGAAGATGAGTAAGTACTGCTATATCTTTTGATATAATCCCATGAATGCCGCGACACTGGACTGACTACCTCCGAGTCACTTAGGCTACCACCATCTTCATCAATGTTATCACCTTCTGACCTGCTTAAAGAGCTCTCATCTCCATTATACCCATTTGAGTATACAGAAGACAGTAGAGactcatcccgccgccgccgatctTCTGGCAGGTATTGAGCCGAAGCACCCGATACTTCTGTACATCCTAGGGTGGATGTACCATCTTGTAAATCACCAAGAAAGGCTGTCCGCTGAATCAGTTCAAATGGAGATGATCTGGGAGTTAGCCTGGCATGTGCTCTGTTAGGTTTCCCAGGACTTGGCTTTAGGACCACTATCCTGTTTGGCTTCGAGAAGGTATCTTCTGCTGAATGAGATCTCTTGTGTGACTTTCCCATTACAAAGTcattttcttcatcagcttggTGTGTTCTGCTTTCTCTTGCCCCTTTATTCTCAGCAGATTTAAATGGTTTCAAGACAGTAATGCGCTTTGTCTGAGGTGGTGCAGCCATTGTGTGTTGTCCATAGAGCGGGTTCGAGAAAACAGAGCTTGGTTCTTCAAGGAACTTTAGAAACAGATCCTTATTTGAACTTAGAACCTCCAGGGCTTCATGAAACTCCTTTGAATGAAGGAAATTTTCATCTGTGGCGAGGCGTTTTGCTTGTATGAACTTTTGTCGAACAACTTCTATCCTTTCGTCTCTCTTGTTTTGTGAAGACCTCAGTCCTGAAGAAGTTTGGTCCTGAAGATGATGTGTTCTTAATGGTTCTTCGCAGACTGCATACACATCCTTAAATTCTACTGTTTCCTTGGGGCCTGTGTGTTTGCCCCGTGTTGTTTTGCTGTAGAGGTGCTGCTCTTGCTGCTGCAGGGCCCTCTTTGTTGCTGCATACTTATCATGTGAATGACTTCTCCTCAAATTACTTTTGGCAGAATGTAATGCCTGTTCTTGAGCAGGTAGATCATCTTCAAGCCCCATCAACCTGGCAACAACACTTGGTGGTTTTCTCTTTGATTCCACTTCTTTGGCTATCTGGTTTGCTAGTAGCTTCTTCATGGGTGATGCATCTGATTTGCTGCTTAAAGAACTCCTAGTACTTGTCTCCTGCAGGGAAATTTGTATTAGAACAAAGAAGACAGAAAAATCTCACTTGCCAAAAAAAATAGTAGTTTCTTTGCTGCCGTATATTTACAAGAAATTTTGACCAGGATAAGTTAGGCAGTGCACCTATGACAAACTGAAACATGACATGGCACTCACCAGTTTATCCTCTATACAAACTTTAGCAGGATCAACGGTTCTCTTGATATCTGTCCGGCCTCTACGAACTGGAGAATCTGAAAGGTCAAGCTAAACCAAATAAATAGTTTGACAATGACACAAAAACAACCTACATGCCAGACAAAACAAGCTAACACAAAAAGAACACAGCCAACTTCAATATTTAGACCAGCGTGTTGCGAAGAAATAGAAGCAGCATTCTTTGCTATTTCAAACCTATGGAGCGAAAAACATCCAAAGGAAAAGACAAGCAAAATATGTCATCATCCAAAGGCGAAATGTCTACATTATGCAAAGCAATCATTTTCCATACAATGCCAATGCCATCTAGCGCCCACACAAGAGGGAGACTGGCAACATTTGTGCCAGCAAATGTCCAAAATATTAGAACCTAAGGCAGAAATGTACAAAATGCTACACCGCACCCACCACCAAGTAGTACCACATATATTGTAGAAAAGCAGCATTTATCTCAAGTAAAATGAAGCAGCTGACAACTGAATACGCACTACCGAATAAAAAAACCTTGCAGATCAACAACATTGCAAAAAATAAACATAAAGAGCAATTTACGtaccttctctgtgagctctgtcaGAGAGTGCCTTGGTGCTGGCCATCCCCGTGCTCAGGTCGAACAAGTTGATCATCGCCTTGTTCTGACTAAAACACTACCTCCGAGCACTACAACATCAGCAAAGCTTTGAGATTCCTGGAAAAAAAAACATAGTTACGGAAAGAAGTTAGGCGAAATGACACAGAGGACATGAAACATCACCAGCCACATGATTGTACCTGAGATCCGCAAGGCCAGCTAATCAATCAAGCTAACTAAATAACAAGAGCGTTTATAAGCCGCCGCCGGTACAAACAGCCAGCAGGGCAGCAATAGCGCAGAGTGGAGCGTCTTGGGAGGCTCTTAAGTAGCATTTGAAGCCTTAAAATTTGAACCTACGGGACATAAAGACTTAAAGAGGAGGCCTGGTGGTGTTACTGTAGCGCGATGCCGTCCTCACAGGAAAACCTGGACACACACATGGCTAAGGCTGGGTTTTTCGCAGGCGTTGGTAGGCCAGACGGGCGCAAGGAGAGCACAGTCGACGGCCCTGTTCTTGTTTAAAACCGAGAGAAGATGGCAAAATGGCGCGTCGAACGAAGCGATGAACGACTGTGCCTGGCGTCAGGAGGGGGCAAGTTGGAAAAGTGGAGATGCAGCAGCAGCCAACAGGGGCAGGGGGTAACATGATGCAGAGTGCATTGGATCGGGTTTAGCAACTCATGGCCATGATTACCATCCAAAGGAATCTTTGCAGGCGGCGAGAGAGGCTTTTTAAGGCTGCGCTTTTGCCGTCGTCAGATGAGAGATGATTTAGCAGGCACGGGCTCACATGAGAGAGAGAAAGGAGATCGGCTTTGCTTGCACACTTCATGGGACGATGAGAAGTTAAAAACTCGAGCTGCTGAGTTCAAAATGTTTCTGATACAAACTGTGGTGGATGAACGAGATGTAACCTTGGCGATGTACTCCAGAAAACTGTGGACCAGAGGAACGAGCCCTGAAGGCACAAAGCAAAAGAAAAAGGGGGAGCTGTccgaggagcgtctgcactctgcAGTCTTCTccgcgggggagaggaggagaaacaCCAAGAACTCGGAGCTTTCCACGCGGAATGCGGCTGAGTTCCCCGGTTTAGTCCGGGAATCGAGAGCTCCGGAGGCCGGGTACGCAGGCGGGGCAGGGAATCTGGCAGAGACAGGCGCGCGTCGGAGCAATAAATTCTCGGGCGCGGGAGCGGAAAGGGACGGGAGGAACTGGGGGCAAAAGCGGGCGCCTTTACGCCAGCATCGATGGCTAATTTCTGGTCCCGGGGATCATAAATCGAGCTCGGATCTCCACATTCCCTCCCTCCTGCGCACCGGGCCCGAAATTCCCTGGCGAAACCTAATAAAACCGCAAACAAACTCCTCGCCTGAGAAGAACACAACGGCCTGAATCGAATGCCGCCGCGCATCCGGCGCCCCATGGCCGAGTTCCGCGGTGGAGGAAGATGAACCCGAAACCAGATAAGGAGGAAGAAAAAATGCGCTACCAACAGAAAGGCGAGAAATCCTCGGCCAAAAGGATAGAATCCCGCCCATGTCGCGCGTTCCGGGGAAGGGGACGGGGGAGGAGGGAGGGCGCACCTACGGGGGAGCGGCGGCGAGCATTGGCCGGCGGCGGGGGGCGGAACAGCGAGCTGGTGCCACTGCTGCGCAGTGTGCAGTGGGAGCGGCGAATGGGACGGGAGGGAGGTTGGCGGAATTCACCCAGCTCCCTTCTGTCCCGTGAACTGTTGCTTTGTTGTGTTCTTGCTCCTCTCCCTTTCGCGTCTCTCGGATATCCTACCCGCTGCTCGTGTCGTGGGGGTGGATTGCGTGCGTCGCGTGGAATGGAGAAAAGGCGGTGATGATGAGCGAGCGAGGGGCGCGGATCGTGGAGTGGACGTGCAGTGGAGTGACAAGGAACATACGGAGCGTGGCATGGATTCCGGGACTACGCTGCGTGATCCGAATGTGCCGTGCGTAGAAATTTATTATGGTTTCTTGTATCTTCGGCCACCATGGTGGTACGTTGCAATCGTCGTGCCGTAGATGTAGTACGAGTGCATTTACTCGCCGTGGCTGCTGTACTACCTGCATTTCTGTTTGTAGAAGGTGTTGTTTCAACCTTTTGAAttattaagggcatctccaacgctgcctTCGAAATGGACGCGGTATTCGACCGCGATCGGTCGAGACGAGTCCGCGGACAGTGATGAAAGAGTTGGACATCTAATCTTATTATCtttttattgaaaaaggctttcgccccgctttatagttAATAAATTCAACTGCCAGAGCCACACAGGATACAAATGTTCACGCAACACACACACAGTAACATAAAAGAGCGACAACAAGTACtgaggttctgctgagggcacagctcaacaagcccaaaaaagAAGAACACAAAGAGGGGGAGGAGCACGGCACGGCTCCTAATCCGGCTCAGGGGGCGGTGGAGGAAGCGGCGGCGATAAGCGGACTGCCATCGAGCAaaggtcggcgatgaaggcagAGATGGCATCAcggtcctgggggcggctaagcggccgccaaagctgcaagtaaccagacagtTTGAAAAGAGCGTCAGCAGCACGTCGAAGCGGAATGCGCTGAATCACACGTTTATTGCGGATCGTCCAGAGGGTCCAGGCGAGGACCCCAATCTCcaaccacctaatgtggcgagtaTG
This region of Triticum aestivum cultivar Chinese Spring chromosome 2D, IWGSC CS RefSeq v2.1, whole genome shotgun sequence genomic DNA includes:
- the LOC123053850 gene encoding uncharacterized protein, whose translation is MINLFDLSTGMASTKALSDRAHREDSPVRRGRTDIKRTVDPAKVCIEDKLETSTRSSLSSKSDASPMKKLLANQIAKEVESKRKPPSVVARLMGLEDDLPAQEQALHSAKSNLRRSHSHDKYAATKRALQQQEQHLYSKTTRGKHTGPKETVEFKDVYAVCEEPLRTHHLQDQTSSGLRSSQNKRDERIEVVRQKFIQAKRLATDENFLHSKEFHEALEVLSSNKDLFLKFLEEPSSVFSNPLYGQHTMAAPPQTKRITVLKPFKSAENKGARESRTHQADEENDFVMGKSHKRSHSAEDTFSKPNRIVVLKPSPGKPNRAHARLTPRSSPFELIQRTAFLGDLQDGTSTLGCTEVSGASAQYLPEDRRRRDESLLSSVYSNGYNGDESSLSRSEGDNIDEDGGSLSDSEVVSPVSRHSWDYIKRYSSTYSSSTHSRASHSHSAESSVIKEAKRRLSERWTTVACDEISQEVKLPRTSRTLGDMLSIRETEREETDAVINSASSSRSCGTKNELAMQASSVSTLREDETGESSPRNLARSKSLPVSSAMFDNMVVSANSEGCETPKVDTRQGKGKLSFKGKVSSFFFPRSKRLAEEKTTLPSDSFGEKVQVTFLDDKRSETNSDLQFDEQIAFCKDKADNSTVQTNCSLNVDVGSMEAPVSSDCPSGYTDEPTSNGGLKCMRDQPSPTSVLDASFEASNTNEPESSRSTSACNERVALRSRAIESVPCSLSCEDTYSHSPLHMHHLNSSNAEDNESECYALVQKILSSAGLDNLQVSMVFTGWHSADCPLDPALCDKFLDRKEEAAKSRERRSNQKLLFDCVNMALVETGQEALLRTYPWGKACFGARSEALSQDLGEEVWNHVRDWLYGVDRLAANEYGDAAMMLERIVHQEVEGGGWMKSARSEADEITKQIADGLLVELVGEAVADLTVCFPQQDLAMPMPNL